A genomic region of Metopolophium dirhodum isolate CAU chromosome 1, ASM1992520v1, whole genome shotgun sequence contains the following coding sequences:
- the LOC132937346 gene encoding zinc finger BED domain-containing protein 5-like, whose amino-acid sequence MDSWFKSGSINKTPATESSCSNIEESITNENGVNDNSPTSQGMSSTLPPNTGDSAPRTSKKRKLNELSLSLQGRTLTIFDASSRVCALKRKIDYWSECLFKRELECFPIMQAFLEENELQAPISIINEIAEHLKQLKNSFNKYFPTDREVFLKDREWVVNPFSVCGKPSSLSSIEYESLIDITSDSTFQSTFSSNSYVEFWLNLKNTSFDNLSQKAITILLPFATTYLCETGFSAYAATKTKYRNRLNVEPDLRIQLSKIEPDIAKLSKNKQTQNSH is encoded by the coding sequence atggACAGTTGGTTTAAAAGTGGGTCTATTAATAAGACGCCTGCTACGGAGTCATCTTGTTCTAATATAGAAGAAAGCATAACCAACGAAAACGGAGTTAATGATAATAGTCCTACTTCTCAAGGTATGAGTAGTACACTACCGCCCAATACTGGTGACTCTGCCCCAAGAACGTCCAAAAAACGTAAACTGAACGAGTTGAGTCTTTCTTTACAAGGAAGAACTTTGACAATTTTTGATGCGAGCTCCAGAGTATGTgcattgaaaagaaaaattgattattgGTCAGAGTGCTTATTTAAAAGAGAGCTGGAGTGTTTTCCAATAATGCAGGCCTTTTTGGAGGAAAACGAATTGCAAGCTCCCATTAGCATTATTAACGAGATTGCTGAACATCTCAAACAACTGAAaaattcatttaataaatattttcctacAGATCGAGAGGTGTTTTTAAAAGACCGTGAATGGGTAGTTAATCCATTTTCAGTCTGTGGAAAACCCTCAAGCTTGTCTTCAATCGAATATGAGAGTTTGATCGATATTACTTCAGATTCAACATTTCAATCCACCTTCAGTAGCAATTCTTATGTTGAATTTTggctaaatttgaaaaatacaagTTTTGATAATTTGAGTCAAAAAGCAATAACAATACTCTTACCTTTTGCTACCACATATTTATGCGAGACAGGATTTTCAGCCTATGCGGCTACTAAAACCAAATACCGGAACCGTCTTAATGTAGAACCTGACCTTCGTATCCAACTGTCAAAAATTGAACCAGATATTGCCAAACTTTCAAAAAATAAGCAGACACAAAACtctcattaa